In a genomic window of Pseudomonas mohnii:
- a CDS encoding aliphatic sulfonate ABC transporter substrate-binding protein, giving the protein MKSIARFPAIRSLLSACALALSLQPTAQAAEAPPAEVHLDYAYYSPVSLVLKHFGFLEKALPQTKVSWVLSQGSNRSLEYLNSGGVDFASSASLAAVLSRANGSPIKSVYVYSRAEWTALVVRKDSPYTTVADLKGKKIAATKGTDPYLFTLRSLQQAGLNKDDVELVHLQHPDGRAALEKGDVDAWAGLDPHMAASQVQAGSRLLYRNTDFNSYGVVSVTDRYANEHPHTIDTVLKAYEQAREWAVKNPEELAKLLATESGLPLEVARLQLSRTDLSNPQLTAKDVLASKAAAPILVSEELVRRGVNVDQVIDQLIDTGFKETVARQ; this is encoded by the coding sequence ATGAAATCGATCGCCCGTTTTCCCGCCATCCGGTCTCTGCTGAGCGCCTGCGCCCTGGCCCTGAGCCTGCAACCCACGGCCCAGGCAGCTGAAGCACCGCCAGCCGAAGTGCACCTGGACTACGCCTATTACTCACCCGTCAGCCTGGTGCTCAAGCATTTCGGTTTTCTGGAGAAAGCCCTGCCGCAGACCAAGGTCAGCTGGGTGCTGAGCCAGGGCAGTAACCGCTCACTGGAATACCTCAACAGCGGCGGCGTCGACTTCGCCTCCTCTGCCAGCCTCGCCGCCGTGCTCAGTCGCGCCAATGGCAGTCCGATCAAATCGGTTTACGTCTATAGCCGCGCCGAGTGGACTGCGCTGGTGGTGCGCAAGGATTCACCGTACACAACCGTGGCCGACCTCAAAGGCAAGAAAATCGCCGCCACCAAAGGCACCGACCCTTACCTGTTCACCCTGCGCAGCCTGCAACAAGCCGGCCTGAACAAAGACGATGTGGAACTGGTGCACTTGCAGCACCCGGACGGTCGCGCCGCACTGGAAAAAGGTGATGTCGACGCCTGGGCCGGGCTCGATCCGCACATGGCCGCCAGCCAGGTCCAGGCCGGCTCGCGCCTGCTGTACCGCAACACTGACTTCAACAGCTATGGCGTGGTCAGCGTCACTGACCGTTATGCCAACGAGCATCCACACACCATCGACACCGTGCTCAAGGCGTACGAACAGGCTCGGGAATGGGCGGTAAAAAATCCTGAAGAGCTGGCGAAACTGCTCGCCACCGAATCCGGGCTGCCGCTGGAAGTGGCCAGGCTGCAACTGTCGCGCACCGACCTGAGCAACCCGCAACTGACCGCCAAGGACGTGCTCGCCTCCAAGGCCGCCGCGCCGATTCTGGTCTCCGAAGAACTTGTGCGGCGCGGGGTGAATGTCGATCAAGTCATCGACCAACTGATCGACACCGGCTTCAAAGAAACCGTCGCTCGCCAGTAA
- a CDS encoding ABC transporter permease, producing MSSKTKNLPAHLALPAPRRLNNAWRLRLKALALPALIILVLEIVVRVGWLPSYQMPAPSDIALTLRDLAEGALWKHISASLLRVLLGFAIGASLALVFAAWVGLSREAEAWLEPTFAGLRSIPSLAWVPLLLLWLGIDETSKIVLIAIGAFFPVYLNGVAAIRNIDRKLVEVGQMYGFSHRRLVQRILLPAALPGLFTGLRSGMSLAWMFLVAAELIAATKGLGYLLSDGRETSRPDIVLAAIIVLALLGKLSDGLLASLEKRFLAWRDTFNGHSAED from the coding sequence ATGTCCAGCAAAACCAAAAACCTGCCAGCCCACTTGGCATTGCCTGCTCCGCGTCGGCTGAACAATGCCTGGCGCCTGCGCCTCAAGGCGCTGGCGCTGCCGGCGCTGATCATCCTCGTGCTGGAAATCGTCGTACGTGTCGGTTGGCTGCCGTCCTACCAGATGCCGGCGCCGAGCGACATTGCCCTGACCTTGAGGGATCTGGCCGAGGGTGCCTTGTGGAAGCACATCAGCGCCAGCCTGTTGCGCGTCTTGCTCGGTTTCGCCATCGGCGCCAGCCTGGCCCTGGTATTCGCTGCCTGGGTCGGGCTGAGCCGGGAAGCCGAAGCCTGGCTGGAACCGACATTCGCCGGCCTGCGTTCGATTCCCAGCCTGGCCTGGGTACCGTTGTTGTTGCTGTGGCTGGGGATCGACGAGACTTCGAAAATTGTCCTGATTGCCATCGGCGCGTTCTTTCCGGTGTACCTCAATGGCGTCGCGGCGATCCGCAATATCGACCGCAAACTGGTGGAGGTCGGGCAGATGTACGGTTTCAGCCACCGCCGACTGGTGCAGCGGATTCTGCTGCCCGCCGCCCTGCCCGGCCTGTTCACCGGGCTGCGCAGCGGCATGAGTCTGGCGTGGATGTTTCTGGTGGCCGCCGAGTTGATCGCGGCAACCAAAGGCCTGGGTTATTTGCTCAGTGACGGCCGCGAGACTTCCCGCCCGGACATCGTTCTGGCGGCAATCATTGTACTGGCGCTGCTGGGCAAGCTCAGCGACGGCCTGCTGGCCAGCCTGGAGAAACGTTTCCTGGCCTGGCGCGACACTTTCAACGGCCACAGCGCAGAGGATTGA
- a CDS encoding ABC transporter ATP-binding protein, which translates to MTEHLLDIRVERKTFAATTVLNNIHLQLLPRETVSLLGPSGCGKSTLLRIVAGLEKDFQGELRSRAGEVAFVFQEPRLMPWLTVEQNIGFSADNHYDKAWVAQLIEEVGLGGFAQTLPKALSGGMAQRVAIARGLYSRPQVLLLDEPFSAVDAFTRMKLQDLLLQLAERHAIALLLVTHDVDEALYLSDRVLVMDNRPSSIRQELAVELAHPRDRRDPLLAQLKALSLTELQRAHVI; encoded by the coding sequence ATGACCGAACACTTGCTGGATATTCGCGTCGAGCGCAAAACCTTCGCCGCCACCACCGTGCTCAACAACATCCACTTGCAGTTGCTGCCTCGGGAAACCGTCAGCCTGCTCGGTCCCAGCGGTTGCGGCAAAAGCACCTTGTTGCGGATCGTCGCCGGACTGGAGAAAGACTTCCAAGGCGAACTGCGCAGCCGCGCCGGTGAGGTCGCGTTCGTGTTCCAGGAACCACGCCTGATGCCCTGGCTGACGGTTGAACAGAACATCGGTTTCAGCGCCGACAACCATTACGACAAGGCCTGGGTCGCGCAGTTGATCGAGGAAGTCGGCCTCGGTGGCTTTGCCCAGACCCTGCCCAAGGCCCTTTCCGGCGGCATGGCGCAACGGGTGGCCATCGCCCGAGGCCTCTATTCGCGACCGCAAGTGTTGCTGCTCGACGAACCTTTCAGCGCGGTAGACGCCTTTACCCGCATGAAGCTGCAGGACTTGCTGCTACAACTGGCCGAGCGCCACGCCATCGCCTTGCTGTTGGTGACCCATGATGTCGATGAAGCGCTGTACCTCAGTGATCGCGTGTTGGTCATGGACAATCGCCCCAGCAGCATTCGCCAGGAGCTGGCGGTAGAACTGGCGCATCCCCGTGACCGCCGGGACCCGCTGCTGGCGCAACTCAAAGCGTTGTCGTTGACCGAGTTGCAGCGGGCGCATGTGATCTGA